In a single window of the Cupriavidus sp. P-10 genome:
- a CDS encoding DNA-directed RNA polymerase subunit alpha, which yields MQTALLKPKIIAVEPLGDHHAKVVMEPFERGYGHTLGNALRRVLLSSMVGYAPTEVTIAGVVHEYSTIDGVQEDVVNLLLNLKGVVFKLHNRDEVTVSLRKDGEGVVTAADIELPHDVEIINPNHVIAHLSAGGKLDMQIKVEQGRGYVPGNVRKFGDESGKVIGRIVLDASFSPVRRVSYAVESARVEQRTDLDKLVMNIETDGVISPEEAIRQSARILVDQLSVFAALEGTESAAEAASSRTPQIDPILLRPVDDLELTVRSANCLKAENIYYIGDLIQRTENELLKTPNLGRKSLNEIKEVLASRGLTLGMKLENWPPAGLEK from the coding sequence ATGCAAACAGCACTCCTCAAGCCAAAAATCATTGCCGTCGAGCCTCTGGGCGACCATCACGCCAAAGTCGTGATGGAGCCGTTCGAGCGCGGCTACGGCCATACGCTCGGTAACGCCCTGCGTCGCGTGCTGCTGTCGTCGATGGTCGGCTATGCCCCGACCGAAGTCACGATCGCTGGGGTGGTCCACGAGTATTCCACCATCGACGGCGTGCAGGAAGACGTCGTCAACCTGCTGCTCAACCTCAAGGGCGTGGTGTTCAAGCTGCACAACCGTGATGAAGTCACGGTGTCGCTGCGCAAGGATGGCGAAGGTGTTGTCACGGCTGCCGATATCGAGCTGCCGCACGACGTCGAGATCATCAATCCGAACCACGTGATCGCCCATCTGTCGGCCGGCGGCAAGCTGGACATGCAGATCAAGGTCGAGCAAGGCCGCGGCTACGTGCCGGGCAACGTGCGCAAGTTTGGCGACGAGTCGGGCAAGGTCATCGGCCGTATCGTGCTGGACGCCTCGTTCTCGCCGGTGCGCCGCGTGTCGTACGCCGTTGAGTCCGCTCGCGTGGAACAGCGTACCGACCTGGACAAGCTGGTGATGAACATCGAAACCGACGGCGTGATCTCGCCCGAGGAAGCGATTCGCCAGTCGGCCCGCATCCTGGTCGACCAGCTGTCCGTGTTCGCAGCGCTGGAAGGCACCGAGTCGGCCGCCGAGGCTGCTTCGAGCCGCACGCCGCAGATCGACCCGATCCTGCTGCGCCCGGTCGACGACCTGGAGCTGACGGTGCGTTCGGCCAACTGCCTGAAGGCCGAGAACATCTACTACATCGGCGACCTGATCCAGCGTACCGAGAACGAACTGCTCAAGACCCCGAACCTGGGTCGCAAGTCGCTCAACGAGATCAAGGAAGTCCTCGCCTCGCGTGGCCTGACCCTCGGCATGAAGCTCGAGAACTGGCCGCCTGCAGGTCTGGAGAAGTAA
- the rpsD gene encoding 30S ribosomal protein S4, protein MARYTGPKAKLSRREGTDLFLKSSRRSLADKCKLDSKPGQHGRTSGARTSDYGNQLREKQKVKRIYGVLERQFRRYFAEADRRKGNTGENLLQLLESRLDNVVYRMGFGSTRAEARQLVSHKAILVNGQTLNVPSAQIKSGDIIAIREQSKKQVRIAESLSLAEQSGFPTWVAVDAKKFEGTFKQVPDRTDISGDINESLIVELYSR, encoded by the coding sequence GTGGCACGTTATACCGGCCCGAAGGCCAAACTTTCCCGCCGTGAAGGCACCGACCTGTTCCTGAAGAGCTCGCGCCGCTCGCTGGCCGACAAGTGCAAGCTGGACAGCAAGCCGGGCCAGCATGGCCGCACCTCGGGTGCCCGCACCTCGGACTACGGCAACCAACTGCGCGAAAAGCAGAAGGTCAAGCGCATCTACGGCGTGCTCGAGCGCCAGTTCCGCCGTTACTTCGCCGAAGCCGACCGTCGCAAGGGCAACACCGGCGAAAACCTGCTGCAACTGCTGGAATCGCGCCTGGACAACGTGGTGTACCGCATGGGCTTTGGCTCGACCCGCGCTGAAGCGCGCCAGCTGGTTTCGCACAAGGCGATCCTGGTGAACGGTCAGACCCTGAACGTGCCGTCGGCCCAGATCAAGTCGGGCGACATCATCGCCATCCGCGAGCAGTCGAAGAAGCAAGTCCGTATCGCCGAATCGCTGTCGCTGGCCGAGCAGTCGGGCTTCCCGACCTGGGTTGCCGTGGATGCGAAGAAGTTCGAAGGTACCTTCAAGCAAGTTCCGGATCGCACCGACATCTCGGGCGACATCAACGAAAGCCTGATCGTCGAACTCTACTCGCGTTAA